A genomic window from Solanum stenotomum isolate F172 chromosome 10, ASM1918654v1, whole genome shotgun sequence includes:
- the LOC125842453 gene encoding uncharacterized protein LOC125842453, with protein sequence MKLLRLLKKYYCSIFKKKKMASVEKVVGVKKVRQKDPDGWDVSMPLPGDIIEGVAELASDDDSFIQAKAWSELTLFLGKIAGHFIWFKVRRGESTLKLRGYVLVERRSNLQKRFVVRAASDERHLAVIAELTLGRCTELQEMSRRMVNSGSRGYNQMGLQYDWKMKIGTYLPDSHSTVVSSIVFMPLTREYRVEATLVRTMAWFSAAVSSGIPLVFVNIQTEQINNLERRNTSGKDLTCSRQLDGYVGNQSAQGVRLWYLPGIAEVPLQLTPEPGESRFGINIKRTDEGFVSIYSVAKGTAAERAGLVHLFEEANQSKHHLVISRLEGKSLLPSTVSSEGLIYCCDHADIKDTLNLAMERSESVRLHIMSWPNQITHDTTGLIGAAAALMPPS encoded by the exons ATGAAGTTATTGCGGCTACTTAAAAAATACTATTGTTCCatcttcaagaagaagaagatggcgAGTGTTGAGAAAGTTGTTGGTGTGAAGAAAGTGAGGCAAAAAGATCCAGATGGATGGGATGTGAGCATGCCACTCCCCGGGGACATCATAGAAGGTGTTGCTGAGTTAGCTTCTGATGATGACTCCTTTATTCAGGCCAAAGCATGGTCAGAGTTAACCTTATTTCTTGGTAAAATTGCTGGACATTTCATTTGGTTCAAGGTTAGAAGGGGAGAGAGTACACTTAAACTCAGAGGATATGTCTTAGTTGAACGACGTTCAAATCTCCAGAAAAGGTTTGTTGTTAGAGCAGCATCTGATGAGAGACATCTCGCTGTTATAGCAGAATTAACTTTGGGACGTTGCACTGAACTCCAGG AAATGAGCAGAAGAATGGTCAATTCAGGATCACGCGGGTATAACCAAATGGGATTACAATATGACTGGAAGATGAAGATAGGAACTTATCTACCAGATTCTCATTCTACAGTTGTTAGCTCCATAGTTTTTATGCCACTGACAAGAGAGTATAGAGTAGAAGCCACATTAGTTCGTACCATGGCCTGGTTTTCAGCAGCAGTATCTTCAGGAATCCCTCTTGTATTCGTTAACATTCAAACCGAGCAAATCAACAATTTG GAGAGGAGAAACACAAGTGGAAAAGATCTCACTTGTAGTAGGCAACTAGATGGCTATGTTGGTAACCAATCCGCACAAGGTGTAAGGCTATGGTATCTACCAGGAATTGCAGAGGTTCCACTTCAATTAACACCTGAACCAGGAGAATCCAGATTTGGAATAAACATTAAACGAACAGATGAA GGATTTGTCAGTATTTACTCAGTAGCAAAGGGGACAGCTGCAGAACGAGCCGGTTTAGTGCATTTATTTGAGGAGGCAAACCAAAGCAAGCACCATCTTGTGATTTCAAGGCTAGAAGGAAAAAGTCTTTTGCCATCAACTGTTAGCTCAGAAGGTTTAATATACTGCTGTGATCATGCTGATATTAAGGACACTCTCAATTTAGCAATGGAAAGAAGTGAAAGTGTTAGACTGCATATTATGTCTTGGCCTAATCAGATAACTCATGATACCACAGGATTGATTGGCGCTGCTGCAGCTCTTATGCCTCCAAGTTGA